A region of Spiroplasma endosymbiont of Crioceris asparagi DNA encodes the following proteins:
- the eno gene encoding phosphopyruvate hydratase: protein MSKIISIIASEVLDSRGFPTVQVDVETEFGGFGSAKVPSGASTGSREALELRDGDKARFNGKGVLKAVDNVNKKIAPKIIGMEVTKQILIDQAMIQLDGTEFKKNLGANAILGVSLAVAKAAASELEIPLYRYIGGVDARRLPVPMLNVINGGEHAESAVDFQEFMIMPIGAPTFREALRWASETFQALKKLLHDKKDITAVGDEGGFAPNFAWAYKEETLEAFKAKSPVEISLDLLVEAIKNAGYKTGPEGIMIAMDCANSELYINGKYHFKKLEKITGQEWALTTDEMIDFLEKLVDTYPIISIEDGLAESDWEGFQKQVQRMGKKVQIVGDDLFVTNPKITAEGIEKNAANSVLIKLNQIGTLTETIETIQMAQKANWTTVTSHRSGETEDATIADLAVALNTGQIKTGSMSRSDRIAKYNRLLEIERELGDAAIYDGIKSFYNINKK from the coding sequence ATGTCAAAAATTATTAGTATTATTGCAAGTGAAGTACTAGATTCACGTGGATTCCCAACTGTTCAAGTTGATGTGGAAACTGAATTTGGTGGATTTGGTTCAGCCAAAGTTCCTTCAGGAGCATCAACAGGTTCAAGAGAAGCTCTTGAATTAAGAGATGGAGACAAAGCAAGATTTAACGGTAAAGGTGTTTTAAAAGCCGTTGATAATGTTAACAAAAAAATTGCACCAAAAATTATTGGAATGGAAGTTACTAAACAAATTTTAATTGATCAAGCAATGATTCAATTAGACGGAACTGAATTCAAAAAAAACTTAGGAGCAAATGCTATTTTAGGAGTTTCTTTAGCTGTTGCTAAAGCTGCTGCTTCTGAATTAGAAATACCTTTATATAGATATATTGGTGGAGTTGATGCAAGAAGATTGCCTGTGCCAATGTTAAATGTTATTAATGGTGGAGAACATGCTGAATCAGCTGTTGACTTCCAAGAATTTATGATTATGCCAATTGGAGCTCCAACTTTTAGAGAAGCTTTAAGATGAGCATCAGAAACTTTCCAAGCATTAAAAAAATTATTGCATGATAAAAAAGATATTACAGCTGTTGGAGACGAAGGTGGATTCGCACCTAACTTTGCATGAGCATATAAAGAAGAAACTTTAGAAGCATTTAAAGCAAAATCACCAGTTGAAATTTCATTAGACTTATTAGTTGAAGCAATTAAAAATGCAGGATACAAAACAGGACCAGAAGGAATTATGATTGCTATGGACTGTGCTAACTCAGAATTATACATTAATGGTAAATACCACTTTAAAAAACTAGAAAAAATTACTGGTCAAGAGTGAGCATTAACAACTGATGAAATGATTGATTTCTTAGAAAAATTAGTTGACACTTACCCAATTATTTCAATTGAAGATGGATTAGCAGAATCTGACTGAGAAGGATTCCAAAAACAAGTTCAAAGAATGGGTAAAAAAGTACAAATTGTTGGAGATGACTTATTTGTTACAAACCCAAAAATTACTGCAGAAGGAATTGAAAAAAATGCTGCTAACTCAGTATTAATTAAATTAAACCAAATTGGTACTTTAACAGAAACAATTGAAACTATTCAAATGGCTCAAAAAGCTAATTGAACTACTGTTACTTCACACCGTTCTGGTGAAACTGAAGATGCAACAATTGCTGATTTAGCAGTTGCGTTAAACACA